Below is a genomic region from Actinomadura sp. NAK00032.
CTTGGTGCCGCGCTGCACGGCTGGGGTGTCTTCCTGCACAACACCACCCTTGGTCTGGCCTTTCCGGACGTCACCCAGCAGAACTGCTTCGGCGACCGTGCCGCACCCGCCGACCTGTGCCCGTCCAACCCGGACGTCCGCGCGTACGCCGTCGCCCTGGGACGCGCCATAGCCCGCCAAGGTGTCGACACGGTGGTCGCGGAATCCCTGCATTTCGGGACGTTCGGCCATGGCTACCACCACGAACGCTCTTTCGTGGACCTGGGACCGGCCGCCGAATTCGCCCTTGGCCTGTGCTTCTGCTCCTCCTGCGCCGCCCGGCTCCCGCACGCCGCCGAGGCCCGCGCGGTGGCCGCCCGCCTGACGACCGCCGTTCTGGACGGCGGCCCACCCGCGAGCGACGTCCCGGACGTCCTCACCGCCTACGCCCGGGCCCGCGCACCGATCGTCACGTCCCTGGCCGCCGAGGTGGCCGAAGCCGTGTCGGCGGAGGGGTCCCAGTTGACGTTCATCGACCTCACGGGTGCCGTCCTGGGCTATGCCGACGGGCGCCCCACAGGTGCCCCGGCCGCCGCCTCCGCCCGGCGAATCGGCGTGGACCCGACGGCATTGGCCTCGGCCGTCCCGTCCTACGCGATCCTCTGCTACGCCCGTGAAACGGCGCGCGTGGCCGAGGACGTGGCCGCCTACCGCAAGGCCCTGGGCCCCGAACCGGCACTCCGGGCCGTCCTGCGCCCGGGTCATCCCGACACGACGTCGGCCGACCACCTGTCGGCCAAGGTCGCCGCGGCCCGCACGTCCGGCGCGGACGCCGTCGACTACTACGCCTACGGCCTGACCCCGCTCCCCACCCTGGCCCGCATCCGTCGCGAGGGATGAGGCCGTCGGCCAACTGACTCGCGGCTCGCACAGCAACATTCGGCCACGGCATCACCACCTCACGAGGACCGCTGTGCGGTCGAGCCTGCGTCGTTGCCCGTCTCTTGCGCTTTGTTGTCAGCGAGGGCCGTCGCGGCGGGAAGGCTGGGCAGGAACAGGCAGAGCGGAATGGCGGCGACGGTGAGGGCCACGGACCACCAGAACGCGTTGTCGAAGGCGCTTGCGAGCGCGTCGGGGGTGCGGGCGTCCGCGATGTTCCGTTGAAGGACGACGAGGAGGACGGCGACGCCCACCGCACCGCCGATCTGCTGAGCGACACGCGTGATCATGCTGGCGTCGGGGATCTCCTCATGCTCCAGCCCGACGAAGGCGGCCCCCATCGGCGCGATCATGGCGGCGCCCAGGGCGATGCCGCGGATGAACAGCGCGGCCGTGAGCGGGATTCCGCTGGTGGTGGCGGTGACGAAGGCGAACGGCACGGTGGACGCGGCGACGAGGGCGAAGGCCGCGAGGGCCACCGCGCGGGGGCCGACCCGGTCCATGTACCTCCCTGCCAGCCCGCGGGCGACAAGGGCCCCGACTCCCTGAGGGATGAGCATCATTCCCGCGCCGAGCGGCGTCGCGCCGCGAACCTGCTGGAGGTACAGGGGCAGCAGCATCATCGACCCGAACAGGGAGATTCCGCCCAGGAAGAGCAGGGTGGACGATGACGCCACCGAGCGGTGCCGGAGCATGCGCACATCGACCAGCGGAGCGGACGCGCGGGTGAGCGTCCAGACGGTGAAGCCCCCGACCAGAGCGAGCCCGGCGAACAGCGGGGTGAGCACTTGGGCACTGGCGAAGCCCGTGCCGCCGTCGACTCGGGAGAGGCCGTAGAGAAGGGACGCGGACCCCGGGCAGAGCAGGAGCAGGCCAACGGCGTCCAAGCGGGCGCGGGGCCGGGCGAGTGCGGGCCGGTCGTCGGGCAGCTCGCGCCGGGCGAGCCATATGCCGATAAGGCAGAAGG
It encodes:
- a CDS encoding MDR family MFS transporter, producing the protein MRASREVEPVCAGPGRVDPAVLRMAVTLIVGALGVVFDTTIISVALNDLATELDAPLSTIQWVGTGYMLAVFITIPLAGWAQSRLGGRRLWVLALAGFLTGSILSALAWNATGLIAFRIVQGLAGGILMPLMYTLLMQAAKGRDIGKIMAVITVPTALGPILGPVLGGLILHLADWRWLFFVNIPFCLIGIWLARRELPDDRPALARPRARLDAVGLLLLCPGSASLLYGLSRVDGGTGFASAQVLTPLFAGLALVGGFTVWTLTRASAPLVDVRMLRHRSVASSSTLLFLGGISLFGSMMLLPLYLQQVRGATPLGAGMMLIPQGVGALVARGLAGRYMDRVGPRAVALAAFALVAASTVPFAFVTATTSGIPLTAALFIRGIALGAAMIAPMGAAFVGLEHEEIPDASMITRVAQQIGGAVGVAVLLVVLQRNIADARTPDALASAFDNAFWWSVALTVAAIPLCLFLPSLPAATALADNKAQETGNDAGSTAQRSS